GCTGGGGTGGCGGCCGAGCACGGCGGCGCGCCAGCTGTCCGGCGAGGGCGCTGCCACGGTCGGTCTGGTGGTGGCGCGCCCGGCGGACACACTGGGCGTCGACTCCTTCTTCCTCCAGCTGATCTCCGGCATCCAGGAAGTGCTGGCGGAACGCCATCTGGGCCTGCTGTTCCAGGTGGTGGAGGACGTGGACGCGGAATGCGCGGTCTACCGGCGCTGGTGGGCCGAGCACCGGGTCGACGGGGTGCTGGTGGTGGACCCGCGCACGGACGATCCGCGTCCCGACCTGCTCGACGAGCTGGGCCTGCCCGCCGTGGTCATCGGCGGCGTGCCCGACGCGCGTCATCCCGGGCTGTCCACGGTCTGGGCGGACGACGCGGGCGCGATGGCCGCGGTCGTCGACCAGTTGTCGGCGCTGGGCCACCGCCGGATCGTGCACATCGCGGGCCTGCCGGGCCTCGCGCACACCGAGCGCCGTATCCGGACGCTGCGGGCCGAGGCCGAGCGGCGCGGGCTCGCCGAGGTGCGCTCGGTGACCACGGACTACTCGGACGCGGAGGGCGCCGCCGTCACGCGTCGCGTCCTGTCGCAGGGCACTCCCCCGACCGCGCTGGTCTACGACAACGACGTGATGGCCGTCGCCGGGGTCGCCGCGGCCGCCGAGCTGGGCTTCTCGGTGCCGGCCGACGTTTCGGTGGTCGCCTGGGAGGACTCGGCGCTGTGCCGCATGGTCAAGCCGTGGCTGTCCGCG
The Streptomyces sp. CGMCC 4.7035 DNA segment above includes these coding regions:
- a CDS encoding LacI family DNA-binding transcriptional regulator, whose protein sequence is MPAKRSPARRPTMKDIARRAGVSESAVSFALNGRPGVSEVTRDRVRRVAEQLGWRPSTAARQLSGEGAATVGLVVARPADTLGVDSFFLQLISGIQEVLAERHLGLLFQVVEDVDAECAVYRRWWAEHRVDGVLVVDPRTDDPRPDLLDELGLPAVVIGGVPDARHPGLSTVWADDAGAMAAVVDQLSALGHRRIVHIAGLPGLAHTERRIRTLRAEAERRGLAEVRSVTTDYSDAEGAAVTRRVLSQGTPPTALVYDNDVMAVAGVAAAAELGFSVPADVSVVAWEDSALCRMVKPWLSALSRDTVEFGRTAAKELTALLDGGPARTVRVPVPRLIERESTGVARGT